Proteins encoded within one genomic window of Candidatus Poribacteria bacterium:
- a CDS encoding YebC/PmpR family DNA-binding transcriptional regulator, whose translation MSGHSKWSTIKHKKAANDSRRGKLFSKLVKEITAAARIGGGDVDMNPRLRTAIATAKSSNVPNDNIEKAVLRGTGELEGETYEEILYEGYGPGGVAVMIEALTDNRNRTIAEVRHVFSKHEGRIGERGCVAWGFDKCGLIVVTSESIDEEELFMTAAEAGAEDVTASETGIEIITPFEMFDSVLTAIQETSAEIQLAEISMIPQSTVKLEGKEAERMLRLMDALDELDDVQKVYANFDIPDNLLEAAA comes from the coding sequence ATGTCAGGACACTCTAAATGGTCAACAATTAAACATAAAAAAGCAGCAAATGACTCCAGACGCGGTAAACTCTTCTCAAAGTTGGTGAAAGAGATTACCGCAGCAGCGCGTATTGGCGGCGGCGATGTAGATATGAACCCACGACTACGAACCGCAATTGCGACAGCAAAATCAAGCAATGTTCCCAACGATAACATTGAGAAAGCGGTACTTCGCGGCACTGGTGAACTCGAAGGTGAAACTTATGAAGAAATCCTTTACGAAGGTTATGGACCCGGTGGTGTCGCAGTGATGATAGAAGCCCTAACCGACAACCGTAACCGGACTATCGCTGAGGTTCGACACGTTTTCAGCAAACACGAAGGGAGAATCGGTGAGCGGGGATGCGTCGCGTGGGGCTTTGACAAGTGTGGATTGATCGTCGTTACATCAGAGAGCATCGATGAAGAAGAACTCTTCATGACCGCAGCTGAAGCGGGGGCTGAAGATGTAACTGCCTCCGAGACAGGCATAGAAATCATTACCCCCTTTGAAATGTTCGACAGCGTTCTAACGGCAATTCAGGAAACATCCGCTGAAATCCAACTCGCTGAAATTAGCATGATTCCCCAAAGCACAGTGAAACTCGAAGGAAAAGAAGCAGAACGGATGCTACGTCTCATGGATGCTCTTGACGAACTCGACGATGTACAGAAAGTCTATGCCAATTTCGATATTCCCGATAACCTTTTAGAAGCCGCAGCTTAA